One genomic segment of Thermodesulfovibrionales bacterium includes these proteins:
- a CDS encoding chaperone NapD: MNVSSIVVKTAPEYRDEVIAGINSIDLCEVHFSDASGRIVATIEGETIGDEMAKLERIQGMPHVLSADLMYAYSEGELAEAMEQIKKGNPVPERLKS; encoded by the coding sequence ATGAATGTCTCGAGTATCGTGGTGAAGACGGCGCCGGAATACCGGGATGAGGTGATTGCCGGCATAAATTCCATTGATCTCTGCGAGGTCCATTTCTCCGATGCCTCGGGCAGGATTGTCGCCACTATCGAAGGTGAGACTATCGGAGACGAGATGGCGAAACTGGAGCGCATTCAGGGTATGCCCCACGTCCTCTCCGCCGACCTCATGTACGCATACAGCGAAGGCGAACTCGCCGAGGCGATGGAGCAGATCAAGAAGGGGAATCCTGTTCCGGAGAGGTTGAAGTCCTGA